The nucleotide sequence GGCCGATGTGCGGAAAGCCGCCGACTACCTGGCCGACCGCCTGCGGGAAGTAGGCTTGGAAAACGTGGAACTGTGCGAAACTGCCGGCAACCCCATCGTCTACGCCGACAAAATCATTGACCCCAGCCTGCCTACGGTGCTCGTATACGGCCACTACGACGTGCAGCCCGCCGACCCGTATGAGCTGTGGGATTCGCCGCCGTTTGAGCCCGTTATCAAAGACGGCAACATCTACGCCCGGGGTGCCTGCGACGACAAAGGCCAGGTGTACATGCACGTCAAGGCCTTTGAGGTGATGATGCAGGAAGACGGTGGGGTGCCGTGCAACGTGAAGGTGATGTTTGAAGGCGAAGAGGAAATCGGCTCCAACAACCTGGGCATCTTCGTGAAAGCCAACAAGGAGAAACTGGCCGCTGACGTTATACTGATTTCGGATACCGGCATCTTGGCCAACGATACGCCTAGCATCGAAGTGGGCTTGCGTGGCTTGAGCTACCATGAAGTGGAAGTGACTGGCCCGAACCGCGACCTACACTCCGGCCTCTATGGCGGTGCCGTGCCGAACCCCATCAACGTGCTATGCAAGATGATTGCTAGCCTGCACGACGAGAACAATCACATCACCATTCCCGCCTTCTACAACAACGTAGCGGAGCTCAGCGCCGAAGAACGGGCGGAAATGGCCAAAGCTCCGCACTCAGACGAGGAGTTCAAAAAGAGCATTGGCCTCTCCAACATCTACGGCGAAAAAGGCTACTCCACAATGGAGCGCACCAGCATCCGGCCTACGCTCGACGTAAATGGTATTTGGGGCGGTTACACTGGCGAAGGCGCTAAAACCGTTATTGCCTCCAAGGCCTACGCCAAGATTTCCATGCGCTTGGTACCCCACCAGACTTCCGACGAAATAACGGCCCTCTTCCAGCAGCATTTCGAAAGCATTGCGCCTAGTGGCGTGCAAGTGAAAGTAACGCCTCACCACGGTGGCGAGCCCGTTGTAACGCCAACCGACTCGGTGGCTTACAGAGCCGCCGCCGATGCCATGGAAACCACCTTCGGCAAGCGCCCTATTCCTACGCGCGGCGGCGGTTCTATCCCTATCGTGGCTATGTTCAAAACGGAACTCGGCTTGGACACCGTGCTGCTTGGTTTCGGCTTGGATTCCGATGCTATCCACTCGCCCAACGAGCACTATGGCGTATTCAACTTCCTGAAAGGCATTGAAACCATTCCGCATTTCTACCGCAACTATGCGGCGGCCATGCAGAAGTAGTTCTGTGTGTAGTAATGCATCTAAAAAAGCAAAAGGGGTTCCGCCATAGTGGAACCCCTTTTGCTTTTTGCAGTGGTCTAGGAGCTAGCGTGAGTGGTGCCAACTCGGTTTTGGCTGGCACCTGCTTCTCTTTTGCCTATGGCACATACACGTTTGGCAGGGCCCGTGTAGAACAAGAGCTTACTGCTTTTCTAGGCAAGCTCACCGTCGCCTAGGGTCGCGTGGCCAAACTACTTCGGCTTGATGAGGGCACCCAAGTAAAACTGCATCGTGCTGTTTCGGATGCGCGTTTGAACAATGTCTCCGGAAAAGTTGATGTCACGATACAAGTAGATGAGGTCTGCATTGTAACGCCAGCCAACCTGAATGCCGGTTTCGTCTTGGTAGCCGAAGCCGAGGGCAAAGCCATAGAGTTGGCTCTTGAACGGCTGCTTACCCACGTTGTCCAACCCTTCCACATTCGACTTCGCAGAAAGCAACCAACTGTAGCGCGGACCTACTTCCACAAATAGGTCGTCCAAGGTGTACTGAGCCACCACTGGGATATCGAGGTAGGCGAGGTGGTGCATAATGCTTGGCCCGTATATCAAAGAATTATCGCCTTTCAACGAGTATTGAGCCTCAGCTTGCACGCCCACGTGCTTTGTAAACTCAACCTGCACCATACCGCCCGCATGCCCGCCCAGCCGAATAGCACTGTCGTTTACGTCGGCTCCAACGCCATTTGAGACGTTGCCTCCCATCTTTGCGCCTATTTTCACCTGCTGCGCGACACCAACCGAACTAGTTGCGCACAACAATACAGCAAGCAATTGGCTTGTCTTCATCCTAGTTGAATAAATCACGGTAACAAGTTGCTGATTAGTGGAATCTCACTGGCCACCTAGGCCCTTCTTACACCAAGCCGCACCTGTTGGAGCCTAGCCAAGCGAATACCACCAACAGCAGCTGATAATAACAGATCAACTGGAAGAAACCGCATAGCCGCAGGGGACAAATAGTGCCAGTGAATATGCTCAATAACTAGTATTCAACTCAATTATTGTTGTGCACAGAGAAGCCCACGCAGTGGATGTGGCGTGCCTAGCGTCCGTTGAACGAATAGGTAAGGTAGAGCTGAAAAGCACTGTTACGAAGATTGTCTTGGTATGTGATGTTTCCTACTGTGTATGACTTATCTACTTTGGTAATGCCGCCATTGTAGCGTAGCCCAATGCCAATACCACTTTTGCGTTGATAACCTAAGCCAAACAAGTAGCCAAAATCAACAGTGTTATAAGCATCTTTAGAGTCGATACTAGTGTTAGTAGTTTTGTTCTGAGCAGCTAACAAGAACCCAACCTGCGGCCCAGCTTCAAAAAATAAACCATCAGCATTGACATGAAATGCCAGAGGTACATCTAGATAGCTTAAGCGTTGGGTAAAGGCATTCTTAATCTTTGCTCCTTTCTGTGAGTAGATGAGTTCTGGCTGGAATGCGAACAGCTTGGTAAACCCAATATTGGCGAAAGCACCTCCATGAAAGCCAAAAACACTTTCGTAGTTATTTACCTCCTTGCCAGCGAAAGACGAGAGAGTACCACCAGCTTTCAACCCCAGGGATACATCACTTTGTGCCTGAGCCGCGCCTGCTAAACCAAGAAGCAAGGAGAAAGAGAAAAGTAGTTTCTTCATAAATAGTAGTCGGTGAAAAGCCGTGCAATAAAGGCGCGAAGCTATAACGAAAACCCATGACGGTTCTGTATTGCCCACCAAAAAGCCTCTTCCCAATACGGAAAGAGGCTTCAGAAGTGCTCAGGATAGTTATTTATTCGGAATCAGGTAACCAAGCGACAGCTGGAATGCAGAGTGGCGGGCGTTGGCCAAATCACCGTTGAAGTACGAGGCGTTGTCGCTCTTCACAAAGTCGCTGAGGGCACCGGTATAGCGTAGGTTCAAGCTTACGCCGTTGTCGGCTTGGTAGCCAAGGCCGGCCACGTACCCTAGCTCGCTCCGATTAAGGCCGCTCACGTCTTTTTTGTCTTGTACTTGCGTAACCTCCGGCGTACCGTTGGGCTGGCGGGTACGGGTAACTTTGGTTTCGTTGTTGGCACTCAGCAGATACGAGTACTGTGGTCCGGCTTCCACCACAAAGCCACCGGCATTGATCTTCAGCAGCACCGGCACATCCAGGTAATTGTAGTTGACGTTGCCTTCCCGTTTATCGGTGTACCCGATACCCAGAATAGTGTTGGTGTACTCTGTAGGCTTGTTCTCGAAGCCCTTCTGCGAATACAGGATTTCCGGCTGTATCGAGAAGAAGCCGTCGCCGGTAATGTCGGCGTTCAACAGTACACCGCCCAGAAAACCAATTTTGTTGTTGTAAGTGGTTTCGTTCCTGACGTTGCCGGCCAAGTTGGAGTAGTTGGCGCCGGCCCGCAAACCCAGCCGTACGCCCTGTGCCCGCACAACCGAAACAGAAGATAAAGTCAGCAAAGCGGCCAGTGTAAAAAAGGTCTTTTTCATGAGTGCGAAGAGAAAGTGTAGTTAGACTTGATGCACATGAGCGGCCAAAATCTAAAAGTGTGCCAAGCGTGTTGTTGAGCTTGGGAAAGGGCATAAAAAAAGCCTCATCTGCAAACCAGATGAGGCTCTTAAAATTTTAGCTAATTGTTACTTGCTCCCTAGCAGATAGCCCACCGAAGCCTGGAATACCGAGTTGCGGGCGTTCCGTGTATCGTCATCCTGGTAGCCATCCTTCCCAAAATCTGTGAAGGAGCCGTTGTAGCGCAAGCCCAGCACCAAGCCACCATCTGACTGGTAACCTAAACCGGCAGCGTAGCCAATTTCGTTGCGGTTGACGTTGTCGAGGTTGATCGTGTTATTGTATTCAATTACAGTGTTACCATTTGATGTGGACTTGTAATCGTTCTTGGCCTTCAGTAGGTAGCTATACTGTGGTCCAGCTTCGAAATACACGTTGCCTGCCTTAATTTTTAGCAGTACAGGCACGTCGATGTAATTGTACGTAACGCTACCGTCGTCTTTTCTTCTAACGGTTCCAAAAGTGAATTCCTGATCAGCATACGTGTATCCTTTCTGCGAAAACAGCACTTCTGGTTGAACCGAGAGAAAGCCGTCGTCAAGCAGACCTATGTTGAGCATTACTCCACCGTGGAAGCCAATCTTATTTTCAAATCGGTCTTCGTTGACAAGGTCGCCGGAGAGATTGGAAAGGTTGGCGCCTGCTTTCACACCCAACCGGATACCCTGAGCGTGGGCAGCGGGAGCGGCTGCTAAAGCAGCAA is from Hymenobacter tibetensis and encodes:
- a CDS encoding dipeptidase, with translation MASYLASNQERFLTELIDWLCIPSVSADPKFQADVRKAADYLADRLREVGLENVELCETAGNPIVYADKIIDPSLPTVLVYGHYDVQPADPYELWDSPPFEPVIKDGNIYARGACDDKGQVYMHVKAFEVMMQEDGGVPCNVKVMFEGEEEIGSNNLGIFVKANKEKLAADVILISDTGILANDTPSIEVGLRGLSYHEVEVTGPNRDLHSGLYGGAVPNPINVLCKMIASLHDENNHITIPAFYNNVAELSAEERAEMAKAPHSDEEFKKSIGLSNIYGEKGYSTMERTSIRPTLDVNGIWGGYTGEGAKTVIASKAYAKISMRLVPHQTSDEITALFQQHFESIAPSGVQVKVTPHHGGEPVVTPTDSVAYRAAADAMETTFGKRPIPTRGGGSIPIVAMFKTELGLDTVLLGFGLDSDAIHSPNEHYGVFNFLKGIETIPHFYRNYAAAMQK
- a CDS encoding porin family protein, with amino-acid sequence MKTSQLLAVLLCATSSVGVAQQVKIGAKMGGNVSNGVGADVNDSAIRLGGHAGGMVQVEFTKHVGVQAEAQYSLKGDNSLIYGPSIMHHLAYLDIPVVAQYTLDDLFVEVGPRYSWLLSAKSNVEGLDNVGKQPFKSQLYGFALGFGYQDETGIQVGWRYNADLIYLYRDINFSGDIVQTRIRNSTMQFYLGALIKPK
- a CDS encoding porin family protein, whose translation is MKKLLFSFSLLLGLAGAAQAQSDVSLGLKAGGTLSSFAGKEVNNYESVFGFHGGAFANIGFTKLFAFQPELIYSQKGAKIKNAFTQRLSYLDVPLAFHVNADGLFFEAGPQVGFLLAAQNKTTNTSIDSKDAYNTVDFGYLFGLGYQRKSGIGIGLRYNGGITKVDKSYTVGNITYQDNLRNSAFQLYLTYSFNGR
- a CDS encoding porin family protein codes for the protein MKKTFFTLAALLTLSSVSVVRAQGVRLGLRAGANYSNLAGNVRNETTYNNKIGFLGGVLLNADITGDGFFSIQPEILYSQKGFENKPTEYTNTILGIGYTDKREGNVNYNYLDVPVLLKINAGGFVVEAGPQYSYLLSANNETKVTRTRQPNGTPEVTQVQDKKDVSGLNRSELGYVAGLGYQADNGVSLNLRYTGALSDFVKSDNASYFNGDLANARHSAFQLSLGYLIPNK
- a CDS encoding porin family protein, which translates into the protein MKKTTLILATAFAALAAAPAAHAQGIRLGVKAGANLSNLSGDLVNEDRFENKIGFHGGVMLNIGLLDDGFLSVQPEVLFSQKGYTYADQEFTFGTVRRKDDGSVTYNYIDVPVLLKIKAGNVYFEAGPQYSYLLKAKNDYKSTSNGNTVIEYNNTINLDNVNRNEIGYAAGLGYQSDGGLVLGLRYNGSFTDFGKDGYQDDDTRNARNSVFQASVGYLLGSK